GACGGGCACCGAAGAGATGGCCCACATTGAAATGTTGGCAACCGCTGTTGCATTGAACCTGGAAGACGCACCGCTGGAACAAGAAGAGGCGGCGAAAGACCCAGTCGTAATGGCGGCAATGGGAGGCATGAACATCCAACATGCGATCGGCACCTGCATGGCCGCGATGCCGGTCGACAGCGAAGGTGTGCCGTTCAATTGCAGCCATGTGTATGCCAGCGGAAACGTTGCCGCCGACATGCTGGCCAACGCGACCGCGGAATCCACCGGACGCATGCTCGCGGTTCAGTTGTGGAAAATGACGGACGATCCTGGCATGAAAGACATGTTGAGCTACATGATCGCTCGCGACACCATGCACCAAAACCAATGGCTCGCGGCTTGGGAAGAGCTCGGCGGTCCGGAGAACCATCCGATCCCGAACTCGTTCCCACAAGAGAACGAGAACAGTGACTACGCCTACGCGTTCCAGTCCTTTGGCATTGGCGATGACTTTGAAACGCCACGCGGCGAATGGACCCAGGGCAAATCGTTTGACGGAAAAGGCTCCAACTCCGTGGTCAGAATGCGACCGCTGGGTGACAAGCCACAGTTAGGTGCCGCTTCGCCGAAGTCGGCGGCTCAGAAAGGTCAAATGGAGAAATGAGCGGAAGCTTCCACCCCTGG
Above is a window of Rhodopirellula islandica DNA encoding:
- a CDS encoding manganese catalase family protein yields the protein MFYHDGGKLQYPVRVEKPSPIFAKALQQAIGGIQGEVRVCLQYLFQAWGARGPAKYRDMLLETGTEEMAHIEMLATAVALNLEDAPLEQEEAAKDPVVMAAMGGMNIQHAIGTCMAAMPVDSEGVPFNCSHVYASGNVAADMLANATAESTGRMLAVQLWKMTDDPGMKDMLSYMIARDTMHQNQWLAAWEELGGPENHPIPNSFPQENENSDYAYAFQSFGIGDDFETPRGEWTQGKSFDGKGSNSVVRMRPLGDKPQLGAASPKSAAQKGQMEK